In Vibrio syngnathi, the following proteins share a genomic window:
- the phnC gene encoding phosphonate ABC transporter ATP-binding protein, protein MAVASYEGIKINNLFHEYVAGKPILKGINIDIDEPGIIAIIGPSGTGKSTLLRCINRLNDPSQGEIIFDGADLTQLKGQELRKQRRHIGMVFQEYNLVERLTVIENVLSGRLGYMTAWNAWRRNYSAQDLAKAFELLEFVGLQDFANQRADSLSGGQRQRVGIARAVMQDPYILLADEPTSSLDPKTAVEIMELMETFAEQKNIPVLVNIHDVNLAKRYAKRIIGMCNGKVHYDGSPEGISEEDLKIIYGGESWLD, encoded by the coding sequence ATGGCCGTAGCAAGCTATGAAGGAATAAAGATAAACAACCTTTTCCACGAATATGTGGCAGGCAAGCCAATCCTTAAAGGCATTAATATTGATATTGATGAGCCAGGCATCATCGCGATCATTGGTCCATCTGGTACAGGTAAAAGTACGCTTCTGCGCTGCATCAACCGACTCAACGATCCAAGCCAAGGTGAGATCATATTTGATGGCGCAGACCTGACTCAACTAAAAGGCCAAGAGCTACGTAAACAGCGTCGACATATCGGTATGGTGTTTCAAGAATATAACCTTGTCGAACGTTTAACGGTTATCGAGAACGTGTTGAGTGGCCGTTTGGGTTACATGACCGCTTGGAATGCATGGCGTCGCAACTACTCTGCGCAAGACCTAGCAAAAGCGTTCGAGTTACTTGAATTTGTTGGCCTGCAAGACTTTGCTAACCAACGTGCCGACAGTTTGTCAGGCGGCCAAAGACAGCGTGTCGGTATCGCTCGCGCCGTTATGCAAGACCCATATATCTTATTGGCGGATGAACCGACGTCATCACTCGACCCGAAAACAGCGGTTGAGATCATGGAGTTGATGGAGACATTCGCAGAACAGAAAAACATTCCCGTGTTGGTGAATATCCACGATGTGAACTTAGCCAAGCGGTATGCCAAGCGCATCATCGGCATGTGTAACGGTAAAGTGCATTATGACGGTAGCCCTGAAGGTATTTCAGAAGAAGATCTGAAAATTATTTATGGGGGTGAGTCATGGCTGGATTAA
- a CDS encoding SDR family oxidoreductase translates to MKKLIVITGASSGIGEAIARRLSDEGHPLLLLARRVDRLEALNLPNSLSVKVDVTDKASFDAAIAQGEAKFGPVDALINNAGAMLLGQIDTQDAQEWKTMFDVNVIGLLNGMQSVLAPMMERNTGTIINISSIAGKKTFPSHAAYCGTKFAVHAISENVREEVAASNVRVTTIAPGAVETELLSHTTSQEIKDGYDSWKEDMGGVLAADDIARAVSFAYQQPQNVCIREIALAPTKQQP, encoded by the coding sequence ATGAAAAAACTAATCGTAATTACAGGTGCAAGCTCTGGTATTGGTGAAGCAATCGCTCGTCGTCTAAGCGATGAAGGCCACCCTCTGCTACTTTTAGCTCGTCGTGTTGACCGCCTTGAAGCGCTTAACCTACCAAACTCTCTATCTGTGAAAGTAGACGTAACAGACAAAGCGTCTTTTGATGCAGCAATCGCACAAGGTGAAGCGAAATTTGGCCCTGTAGATGCGCTTATCAACAACGCTGGTGCAATGCTTCTTGGTCAAATCGATACTCAAGATGCGCAAGAGTGGAAGACAATGTTCGACGTGAACGTAATTGGTCTTTTAAACGGCATGCAGTCTGTACTTGCTCCGATGATGGAACGCAACACAGGTACTATCATCAACATCAGCTCTATCGCGGGTAAGAAAACATTCCCAAGCCATGCAGCTTACTGTGGTACTAAGTTCGCGGTTCACGCTATTTCTGAAAACGTTCGTGAAGAAGTTGCCGCTTCAAACGTTCGTGTTACTACAATTGCACCGGGTGCTGTAGAGACTGAACTTCTGTCTCACACAACATCTCAAGAAATCAAAGATGGTTACGACTCTTGGAAAGAAGATATGGGCGGCGTATTGGCAGCTGACGATATTGCTCGCGCGGTATCATTCGCTTACCAACAACCACAGAACGTATGTATCCGTGAAATCGCTCTAGCACCAACTAAGCAACAGCCATAA
- the phnE gene encoding phosphonate ABC transporter, permease protein PhnE — translation MTTASIDREWQRFTPNERVARFAVYLSLVCAIVWSWQTVEVIPEFLYDAPAQFADMFERMVPMDYAFYPESIHAAMIETLHIATLGTLFTLVFAIPLALMNAPNITPNKALNWIAQFFLVSSRSVNSLVWALLFIALFGPGVLAGIMAIAIRSIGFVGKLLAEAIAEVNMGPIEALRATGASWMSVLLKGYWPQVMPAFYSIVLFRWDINVRESAVLGLVGAGGIGVVLNDAQNLFEWQKVSMVLVSIFAVVIVAEAVVIHIRNKLI, via the coding sequence ATGACAACTGCATCTATCGATAGAGAGTGGCAGCGTTTTACACCCAACGAACGTGTGGCTCGATTTGCTGTTTACCTTAGCCTTGTGTGTGCGATTGTTTGGTCTTGGCAAACCGTTGAAGTGATTCCTGAGTTTCTATACGACGCGCCAGCGCAGTTTGCCGACATGTTCGAGCGTATGGTGCCAATGGATTACGCGTTCTATCCTGAGTCGATTCACGCAGCGATGATTGAGACACTGCACATCGCGACGTTAGGTACCTTGTTTACCTTGGTATTTGCTATCCCTTTGGCGCTGATGAACGCGCCAAATATCACTCCGAATAAAGCTTTGAATTGGATTGCTCAATTCTTTCTCGTGTCTTCACGTTCTGTGAACTCATTGGTTTGGGCATTGCTGTTCATCGCACTTTTTGGCCCCGGTGTTCTCGCAGGCATTATGGCAATTGCTATTCGTAGTATCGGCTTTGTAGGGAAGCTGTTAGCGGAAGCAATCGCTGAAGTGAACATGGGGCCTATTGAAGCTTTACGCGCGACAGGCGCTTCTTGGATGAGCGTTTTACTTAAAGGTTATTGGCCACAAGTAATGCCTGCGTTCTATTCCATCGTGCTGTTCCGTTGGGACATCAATGTACGTGAATCTGCGGTATTGGGGTTAGTGGGCGCTGGTGGTATTGGCGTGGTGCTAAACGATGCGCAAAACCTTTTTGAGTGGCAGAAAGTATCAATGGTGTTGGTGAGTATCTTCGCAGTGGTAATCGTTGCAGAAGCGGTGGTGATCCACATCCGTAATAAACTCATATAG
- a CDS encoding HAD-IIB family hydrolase has protein sequence MEHQLGNNWQHINWVLTDVDDTLTWQGSLPPETLIALQKLRDNGIKVVAVTGACAGWCDHIAQLWPVDAVLGENGAFLLEKQDGALQLSSETPLEQVRQSQTKLKQQVEAILASYPDLSLTLDQSYRLCEVAIDIGQNREPVDPETVQAVLERIHALGAHATASSIHINAWYGEHSKKNAVHRFLANKGLSLEQIHKQACYVGDSMNDQQMFESLPLTVGVANIQHYWDKLDHHPSQVMLQPGGYGFAEFVDALLAVKS, from the coding sequence ATGGAACACCAACTAGGCAATAACTGGCAACACATCAACTGGGTATTAACCGACGTCGATGACACGCTTACTTGGCAAGGTTCACTCCCTCCTGAAACCTTGATTGCGTTACAAAAGCTAAGAGACAATGGAATCAAAGTGGTCGCGGTGACTGGAGCTTGTGCGGGTTGGTGTGATCATATTGCACAACTATGGCCTGTCGATGCCGTGCTTGGAGAGAACGGCGCCTTCTTATTAGAGAAACAAGATGGTGCATTACAGCTTTCATCGGAAACACCACTAGAGCAAGTGCGCCAGAGCCAAACCAAGCTAAAACAACAAGTTGAAGCGATCTTGGCGAGTTACCCAGATCTATCCCTAACTCTGGACCAATCTTACCGTTTGTGTGAGGTCGCGATTGATATCGGCCAAAACCGTGAACCTGTTGACCCTGAAACTGTTCAAGCGGTACTCGAAAGAATACACGCTTTAGGCGCACACGCGACGGCAAGTTCGATTCATATCAATGCTTGGTATGGCGAGCACTCAAAGAAAAACGCAGTACATCGTTTTCTGGCTAATAAAGGCCTATCGCTTGAACAAATCCACAAGCAAGCATGTTATGTCGGCGATTCAATGAATGATCAACAGATGTTCGAATCACTACCACTCACCGTTGGCGTGGCAAACATTCAGCATTATTGGGATAAGTTAGATCATCATCCAAGTCAGGTGATGTTGCAGCCGGGTGGCTATGGGTTTGCAGAATTTGTGGATGCGCTGCTGGCAGTTAAAAGCTAG
- the glgC gene encoding glucose-1-phosphate adenylyltransferase, with product MQDTLTIVLAGGVGSRLSPLTDNRAKPAVPFGGKYRIIDFTLANCLHSGLRQILVLTQYKSHSLQKHLRDGWSVLNPELGEYITNVPPQMRTGDSWYSGTADAIYQNLYLLSRSEAKHVVVLSGDHIYRMDYAPMLKQHKKNEADLTVACMEVSIDEAKEFGVMEIDGSLEINNFTEKPRYPACVPGRPTRSMASMGIYVFDKEVLTQALLADAEDPNSSHDFGKDIIPKLVGNNSVYAYKFGDEEGRVTQDAYWRDVGTIDSYYQSNMDLLKPASPIDLYQPDWAIRTYEPQLPPARTIASVEGNQGIFINSMIANGVVIEGGSAQNSIFFPKVKVSNAAIVIDSILFEDVEIGKNCHIQNCIIDKNVKVPDGTQIGIDRLADTKRFHISKKGVIVVPSSYQFEES from the coding sequence ATGCAAGACACTCTAACAATCGTTCTGGCCGGCGGTGTTGGCTCTCGGCTTTCTCCCCTCACCGATAACCGAGCAAAGCCTGCGGTACCTTTTGGCGGTAAATATCGAATCATCGATTTCACGCTCGCGAACTGTTTACACTCTGGGCTACGCCAAATTTTGGTGCTGACTCAGTACAAGTCTCACTCTTTGCAAAAACATTTAAGAGATGGTTGGTCGGTGCTTAACCCCGAGCTCGGCGAATACATCACCAATGTTCCCCCACAAATGCGAACCGGTGATAGCTGGTATAGCGGTACAGCCGATGCCATCTATCAAAACTTGTATCTGCTTTCTCGTAGTGAAGCTAAGCATGTGGTGGTGTTATCCGGCGACCATATCTATCGCATGGATTACGCGCCAATGCTCAAACAGCACAAAAAGAACGAGGCCGATCTAACCGTTGCGTGCATGGAGGTTTCGATTGATGAGGCCAAAGAGTTTGGTGTGATGGAGATAGACGGATCTCTAGAGATCAATAACTTTACTGAAAAGCCACGTTACCCTGCATGTGTCCCCGGTAGACCGACTCGAAGCATGGCTTCAATGGGCATTTACGTCTTTGATAAAGAGGTGTTAACACAAGCGCTACTGGCGGATGCCGAAGATCCGAACTCAAGCCATGATTTCGGTAAAGACATCATTCCTAAATTGGTCGGTAACAACAGTGTTTACGCATACAAGTTTGGTGATGAAGAAGGCCGAGTGACCCAAGATGCGTACTGGAGAGATGTGGGCACGATCGACTCTTATTACCAATCCAATATGGACTTATTAAAGCCCGCCTCACCTATCGATTTATACCAACCAGATTGGGCGATTCGAACCTACGAACCGCAACTTCCGCCAGCGCGAACCATTGCTTCTGTAGAGGGAAACCAAGGAATATTCATCAACTCAATGATAGCGAATGGGGTGGTGATTGAAGGAGGTTCGGCGCAAAACTCTATCTTCTTCCCTAAAGTGAAAGTCAGCAATGCCGCAATTGTGATTGATAGCATTCTGTTTGAAGATGTTGAGATTGGAAAAAATTGTCACATTCAAAACTGCATCATAGATAAGAACGTCAAAGTGCCAGATGGCACCCAAATCGGCATTGATAGGCTTGCCGACACTAAACGCTTTCACATATCGAAAAAAGGCGTGATTGTGGTGCCCTCTTCTTACCAATTTGAAGAGTCATAG
- a CDS encoding TAXI family TRAP transporter solute-binding subunit, which yields MIVLKRNLLVALLAILPTMASAENYSIGTGGQSGIYYPFGGALAKVWSENVSDVNAKAEVTAASVENTIKVVRGDMIAGIAMGNVVLDAYNGEGKFPKKMPVKTLFALYPNLVHTITLKNSGIDSLSQLKGKRVSLGAPASGTAVTSAALLESMGIDVKEDIDAVYLNYSETTNALANGQIDVGFIVGGQGVGAVTQIALTHDVKVISISEQESANFMKQYPAYSAYDIPAGVYNKVDPVSTLSVWNVLVVNANMSDDMAYNLTKAAFENIGDIRKVVKMAEMTTPENASRLQGVPIHAGAQKYLDSVSK from the coding sequence ATGATTGTGCTTAAACGTAACTTATTAGTCGCTTTACTCGCGATTCTGCCTACGATGGCAAGTGCAGAAAACTATTCAATCGGTACAGGTGGTCAAAGTGGTATCTACTACCCATTCGGTGGCGCATTGGCTAAAGTCTGGTCTGAAAACGTATCGGATGTGAATGCAAAAGCCGAAGTGACAGCAGCGTCTGTCGAGAACACCATTAAGGTCGTGCGTGGCGATATGATCGCCGGTATTGCTATGGGTAACGTGGTTCTGGATGCCTACAATGGCGAAGGAAAATTTCCTAAGAAAATGCCAGTAAAAACGCTGTTTGCTCTGTATCCAAATCTAGTTCACACCATTACTCTCAAAAACTCTGGAATTGACTCATTATCGCAACTCAAAGGTAAACGTGTTTCCCTTGGCGCTCCTGCTAGTGGTACGGCAGTAACATCTGCAGCACTACTTGAGTCGATGGGTATCGATGTGAAAGAAGATATTGATGCGGTTTACCTTAACTATTCCGAAACCACTAATGCTTTGGCAAACGGTCAAATCGATGTGGGTTTCATTGTTGGTGGCCAAGGTGTTGGCGCGGTAACACAGATTGCGTTAACTCACGACGTTAAGGTGATTTCTATCTCTGAACAAGAGAGTGCCAACTTCATGAAGCAATACCCAGCCTACAGTGCTTACGACATCCCAGCCGGTGTTTACAATAAGGTTGATCCAGTATCGACACTTAGTGTTTGGAACGTATTGGTGGTTAATGCCAACATGAGTGATGACATGGCATACAATCTTACTAAAGCCGCTTTTGAGAACATTGGTGATATTCGTAAAGTCGTGAAAATGGCTGAAATGACCACTCCAGAGAATGCTTCTCGACTGCAAGGCGTTCCTATTCATGCAGGTGCTCAGAAGTACCTAGATTCGGTAAGCAAGTAA
- a CDS encoding cupin domain-containing protein has product MFNMDFSKKLVIETESLDWIASPAKGVWRKPLEREEKESGHTTSVVKYDPESSFSEHPHPQGEEIFVLEGVFSDETGDFPVGTYIRNPPGSAHSPSSKNGCTILVKLNQFDARDLTQVRINTQETEWLPGIGGLQVMPLHEFEHEHVALVKWPVGERFQPHRHFGGEEIFVLSGTFKDEHGEYPKHTWMRSPHMSEHFPYVEEETVILVKTGHLPLV; this is encoded by the coding sequence ATGTTCAACATGGACTTTTCAAAAAAACTGGTTATTGAAACCGAATCATTAGATTGGATCGCGAGCCCTGCCAAAGGGGTATGGCGTAAGCCGCTTGAAAGAGAAGAGAAAGAATCGGGTCACACGACTAGCGTGGTGAAGTACGATCCTGAATCTTCGTTTTCTGAGCACCCGCATCCGCAAGGCGAAGAGATATTCGTATTAGAGGGTGTTTTCTCTGATGAAACTGGAGATTTCCCTGTAGGCACTTATATCCGTAATCCCCCGGGAAGTGCGCACTCTCCATCAAGCAAAAATGGCTGCACGATCTTGGTTAAGCTTAATCAGTTTGATGCGAGAGACTTAACTCAAGTTCGTATCAATACCCAAGAAACGGAGTGGCTTCCAGGCATTGGTGGCTTGCAAGTAATGCCTCTGCATGAGTTCGAACACGAGCATGTCGCGTTAGTGAAGTGGCCAGTTGGCGAACGTTTTCAGCCACATCGTCACTTTGGTGGTGAAGAAATCTTTGTGTTGTCAGGCACTTTCAAAGATGAACATGGCGAGTATCCAAAACACACATGGATGCGTAGCCCGCACATGAGCGAGCATTTCCCTTATGTGGAAGAAGAGACGGTTATCCTAGTGAAAACGGGTCACCTGCCTTTGGTATAA
- a CDS encoding LysR family transcriptional regulator — MLNQINLSDIRSFVLIARLGNFTKAAEELDVSRSHVSRQVSSLEKQMGVTLFIRTTRTLRLTHAGQDLYARCEQALDNIDQALIAAVDDVEEVRGDIKVNCVGGYLGEVIIADLVNEFMQLYPDISISLDFSSNRVDLIEDAFDIAFRMGSLEDAGFIARKLLDIEMGTLASPEYFARKGKPNHPKDLIHHDCLTGSVRKWSFHAVDDTKKTVDVHVTGRLQCKNGRVLVQGAKSGNGIIRVPTIYCLQELNDGQLVQVFDEWVVPKVDFSAIYHRDRYQPSRIRTFIDFVKGRFEQMPVS, encoded by the coding sequence ATGCTCAATCAAATTAACCTGTCTGACATTCGTTCTTTCGTTCTTATCGCTCGTTTAGGTAATTTCACCAAAGCGGCGGAGGAGCTTGATGTGTCGCGCTCCCACGTGTCACGCCAAGTCAGTAGCTTAGAAAAACAGATGGGAGTGACGTTGTTTATCCGCACTACTCGAACTTTAAGGCTGACTCATGCAGGGCAAGATCTGTACGCGAGATGTGAACAAGCCTTAGATAATATAGACCAAGCTCTGATTGCTGCTGTGGACGATGTCGAAGAAGTACGTGGCGACATAAAAGTAAACTGTGTCGGTGGTTATCTTGGTGAAGTGATCATCGCGGATCTAGTGAATGAGTTCATGCAGCTCTACCCAGATATCAGTATTAGTCTTGATTTCAGTAGCAACCGAGTCGATTTGATTGAAGATGCGTTTGATATTGCTTTTCGAATGGGAAGCTTAGAAGACGCGGGCTTTATCGCAAGAAAGCTTTTAGACATTGAGATGGGAACACTTGCGAGCCCTGAGTATTTCGCTCGCAAAGGGAAGCCAAATCATCCTAAAGATCTAATCCACCATGACTGCTTAACCGGTTCGGTGCGTAAGTGGAGCTTTCACGCTGTGGACGACACCAAGAAAACGGTCGATGTGCATGTGACGGGTAGGCTGCAATGTAAAAACGGTCGAGTGTTGGTGCAGGGCGCGAAGTCGGGCAACGGAATTATTCGTGTACCAACTATCTATTGCTTACAAGAACTCAATGACGGACAACTAGTGCAAGTGTTTGATGAGTGGGTGGTGCCGAAAGTGGACTTTTCAGCGATCTACCATCGAGACCGCTATCAACCAAGCCGAATCCGAACCTTCATTGATTTTGTGAAAGGACGTTTTGAGCAAATGCCGGTTAGCTGA
- the hpf gene encoding ribosome hibernation-promoting factor, HPF/YfiA family, which produces MKINVQTHHVSINDESRKDIESKFEKISNHFPSLISCDIIITKEHGQHQVEVFTNYEGVRVNAKATDDVMYPAIASALKKLEAGLSNRKGQLKSDLHEKPTSTKPEIASDIIQEMKLV; this is translated from the coding sequence ATGAAAATAAATGTTCAAACACATCACGTATCAATTAACGACGAGTCACGCAAAGACATCGAAAGTAAATTCGAGAAGATATCGAACCATTTCCCATCACTGATCAGCTGCGACATCATCATCACAAAAGAACATGGTCAACACCAGGTTGAAGTGTTCACCAACTACGAAGGTGTACGTGTAAACGCAAAAGCTACAGATGACGTTATGTATCCAGCTATCGCTTCAGCACTCAAGAAACTTGAAGCAGGCCTAAGTAACCGTAAGGGACAATTGAAATCAGACTTACACGAGAAACCAACGAGCACGAAGCCAGAAATTGCTTCAGACATCATCCAAGAGATGAAATTGGTATAA
- a CDS encoding TRAP transporter permease, with protein MDITPDNQNVSPQLLPYEKLVKTMGYLTLIVAVALSAFQIWQGVSSTISATYFRPIHLCWVLVLIFLHYPLVSNRKNKLFIFGKLIDVILCAVVVFAGYRLWIFDYNDINHLFYGLQFADMFAGSALLVLLLEGCRRTVGWVMVFIAALFLAYSAFGDMLPSGFSIKAYTLQELIQFQIYSANGVFGSALGIAATTVFIFVLFGAFLEVTGAGKFFIDLAFSIAGKYRGGPAKAAVLASAGLGSISGSAIANTVTTGSITIPMMKKLGYKPEQAAGIEAAASTGGQIMPPIMGAGAFVMAQFTGVPYSEIMIASIAPAILYFFCTLLYVHLMACKLNLKAVSKTEAVIAVMKDGAHHLIPLILITVLLMMAYSPLLVGVAGCSAILLTAALRKHSRVGLKKFIEGMKNGALMALPISAACGAAGIIVGVVGQTGIGLQFTQFVMDFSGGYMLIALGLISLVALILGMGLPVTAAYIVLAVMAVPMLSDFGLPLLTAHLIVFWLSQTSNVTPPIALAAFAGAGVANANPMKSSVEAFKLAGGLFIIPIMMAYTSLVNPDDGMPALLLSIIQTLTIIVAIAIAIEGYLIRSLSMVERLAALIAIPLLLLNPFGIGPLGIVIIVALIVTQWRGREVVKQT; from the coding sequence ATGGATATTACCCCTGATAATCAAAACGTGTCACCTCAGCTTTTACCCTATGAGAAACTCGTGAAAACAATGGGCTACTTGACTCTAATTGTTGCCGTAGCACTATCGGCTTTTCAGATATGGCAAGGCGTGAGTTCAACGATCTCAGCAACCTACTTTAGACCTATCCATTTATGTTGGGTACTGGTCTTGATCTTCCTTCATTATCCATTGGTCTCTAACCGAAAGAATAAGCTTTTTATTTTTGGCAAGTTGATCGATGTGATCTTGTGTGCCGTGGTGGTATTTGCTGGCTACCGATTATGGATATTCGATTATAACGACATCAATCATCTATTTTATGGGCTTCAATTTGCCGACATGTTTGCAGGTAGTGCTTTGTTGGTACTGCTTTTAGAAGGGTGTCGACGCACCGTTGGCTGGGTGATGGTGTTCATCGCAGCGTTGTTCCTTGCGTATAGTGCGTTCGGTGACATGCTGCCAAGTGGTTTTTCGATTAAGGCTTATACGCTACAGGAGTTGATTCAATTCCAGATTTATTCAGCTAATGGTGTATTTGGTTCTGCGTTAGGGATTGCTGCGACAACGGTATTCATCTTTGTGTTGTTTGGTGCATTTCTAGAGGTGACTGGCGCCGGTAAGTTCTTTATCGATCTCGCTTTCTCCATCGCGGGTAAATACCGTGGCGGTCCTGCGAAAGCCGCGGTATTGGCATCGGCAGGTTTGGGATCTATTTCCGGTTCTGCGATAGCGAATACGGTGACCACAGGTTCGATTACTATTCCTATGATGAAGAAGCTCGGTTATAAACCAGAGCAAGCCGCAGGTATTGAAGCTGCTGCCTCAACGGGTGGGCAAATTATGCCACCAATTATGGGGGCTGGTGCGTTCGTTATGGCGCAATTTACTGGTGTGCCTTACAGCGAAATCATGATCGCATCGATTGCTCCAGCTATTTTGTATTTCTTCTGTACTCTGCTTTACGTTCATCTAATGGCGTGCAAGCTGAACCTCAAAGCAGTAAGCAAAACAGAAGCAGTGATTGCGGTGATGAAAGATGGCGCTCACCACCTGATTCCGTTGATTCTGATCACCGTACTCTTAATGATGGCTTACTCACCCTTACTAGTTGGTGTCGCGGGTTGCAGTGCAATTCTACTAACCGCGGCGCTGCGTAAACACAGCCGAGTCGGATTGAAGAAGTTCATTGAAGGGATGAAAAATGGTGCACTGATGGCGTTGCCGATCTCTGCAGCCTGTGGTGCGGCAGGTATTATTGTTGGTGTGGTAGGGCAAACAGGTATCGGTTTGCAGTTTACTCAGTTTGTGATGGACTTCTCTGGTGGCTACATGCTTATTGCATTGGGCTTAATCAGTTTAGTGGCTTTAATTTTGGGGATGGGCTTACCCGTAACAGCGGCGTATATTGTGTTGGCGGTTATGGCTGTGCCAATGCTAAGCGACTTTGGCTTACCATTGTTAACTGCTCACCTTATCGTATTTTGGCTGTCTCAAACCTCGAACGTAACGCCACCTATTGCCTTGGCTGCTTTTGCTGGGGCAGGAGTGGCGAATGCGAACCCAATGAAATCTTCGGTAGAAGCGTTCAAGTTGGCGGGTGGTCTGTTCATCATCCCAATTATGATGGCATACACAAGCCTTGTGAACCCGGACGACGGAATGCCTGCGCTGCTTTTGTCAATCATCCAGACGCTGACTATTATTGTCGCGATAGCGATCGCAATTGAAGGGTATTTGATTCGTTCACTGAGCATGGTTGAGCGTTTAGCCGCACTAATAGCCATTCCACTGCTGCTACTTAATCCATTCGGGATAGGACCTTTGGGTATTGTCATTATTGTCGCACTGATTGTGACTCAATGGCGTGGTCGCGAGGTCGTAAAACAAACCTAG
- the phnE gene encoding phosphonate ABC transporter, permease protein PhnE: MAGLNPSSSPSVPSSTSPAKHENPFKTSWTNRAIIAAIIGYLFYSFATLGLTFDRLVIGFGESERLLSRMFPPDFSRTNLLLSGLAESLQIAIISSFFGIVISLFLGLLAARNMMPSIVSTPIRGFIALCRSFHPVIIAILFVKAVGFGALAGILTLVFASIGFIAKLFAEAIEEISFKPVEAIKATGASFVSVILYAVMPQVFTRFIGFASYQLDSNLRNSTMVGIVGAGGLGGTLFSAFQRFDYDFVAAILITIIALILVGEFLSNIVRRIF; this comes from the coding sequence ATGGCTGGATTAAATCCAAGCTCGTCGCCAAGCGTTCCATCAAGCACATCGCCAGCGAAGCATGAAAATCCGTTCAAAACCTCATGGACTAACCGTGCAATTATCGCTGCAATTATTGGCTACCTGTTTTACAGCTTTGCGACGTTAGGACTGACCTTTGATCGTTTGGTCATCGGTTTTGGTGAAAGTGAGCGGTTACTATCAAGAATGTTCCCGCCTGATTTCTCGCGTACTAACCTACTGCTAAGTGGCTTAGCGGAGAGCTTACAGATAGCGATCATTTCGAGTTTCTTCGGCATCGTCATCTCATTGTTTCTTGGCTTACTTGCTGCAAGAAACATGATGCCTTCGATTGTATCGACACCTATTCGTGGCTTCATCGCACTGTGTCGTTCTTTCCACCCAGTGATCATCGCAATTCTATTCGTGAAAGCGGTCGGCTTTGGTGCCCTTGCGGGGATCCTGACTTTAGTATTTGCATCGATTGGTTTCATCGCCAAGTTGTTTGCAGAAGCGATTGAAGAGATCTCTTTTAAACCGGTTGAAGCGATTAAAGCAACGGGGGCGAGCTTTGTCAGCGTCATTCTGTACGCGGTTATGCCACAGGTATTTACTCGTTTCATTGGCTTTGCTAGCTACCAATTGGACTCAAACTTGCGTAACTCAACCATGGTTGGCATCGTGGGTGCGGGTGGTCTTGGCGGTACGCTTTTCTCAGCATTCCAACGTTTTGATTACGACTTTGTCGCCGCTATTTTGATCACCATTATCGCATTGATTCTTGTGGGTGAATTTCTTTCCAACATTGTTAGGAGAATCTTCTAA